One window of the Acaryochloris sp. CCMEE 5410 genome contains the following:
- a CDS encoding chloride channel protein → MTQTLASGPEEQHALSAPFEIGKRELTYSQLVMCAALIGVFGGLVATAYYFVLETLMHGVWHTVPNRVVPYFPSWLPQQHYVWIASTIGGFCVGLVLFLMGLPGEMAQVVDKIHSPGKIDIRKTPAMIIASLVAITSGGSAGPEAPLVQVNGSFGSWLGEKLQLTTTSVRVLTFCGMSAALGAFFGAPIGAALFALEIPHRKGLEYYEAIAPAVVSAIFSFAVFRINTGMTIGGFYHFETVPPLTPTNLLEGLVLGGIGAGVAVMFIGVFRLVGHLLAPLEHYRILLATLGGLTIGLIALAFPQTLFFSEEQIHTVIETGATLGISFLLMIAVAKMFAISVTLHSGFLGGFIFPLFFIGANVGLAISLMVPQVHPTLGMVCLMAAVNVAVTKTPVSTSIILSGA, encoded by the coding sequence ATGACACAAACGCTAGCCAGTGGTCCAGAAGAACAGCATGCGCTGTCGGCACCATTCGAGATAGGAAAACGTGAGCTGACCTACTCACAATTGGTTATGTGTGCCGCACTGATTGGCGTATTCGGGGGATTGGTGGCCACAGCATACTACTTTGTTCTCGAAACCTTGATGCATGGTGTCTGGCACACCGTGCCCAATCGGGTTGTGCCCTATTTTCCCAGTTGGCTCCCTCAACAACATTACGTCTGGATTGCCTCGACCATTGGTGGTTTCTGTGTCGGGTTGGTCCTATTCTTAATGGGCTTGCCAGGAGAAATGGCCCAGGTTGTCGATAAAATCCACAGCCCCGGCAAAATTGATATTCGCAAAACCCCAGCCATGATTATTGCGTCCTTAGTAGCGATTACCTCCGGGGGGAGTGCTGGCCCCGAAGCGCCTTTGGTGCAGGTCAATGGTAGCTTTGGCAGTTGGCTAGGAGAAAAATTGCAGCTCACCACCACTTCGGTTCGGGTGCTGACCTTTTGTGGCATGAGTGCCGCTTTGGGTGCCTTTTTTGGTGCACCGATTGGGGCTGCTCTATTCGCTTTAGAGATTCCCCATCGCAAAGGTTTGGAATACTACGAAGCCATTGCTCCTGCCGTCGTTTCTGCAATTTTTTCCTTTGCAGTTTTTCGCATCAATACTGGCATGACCATTGGCGGTTTCTATCATTTCGAAACGGTGCCGCCTTTAACCCCCACTAACTTACTGGAAGGATTAGTACTAGGCGGGATTGGGGCAGGCGTTGCGGTGATGTTCATTGGCGTATTTCGTTTGGTGGGCCATTTACTCGCTCCCCTAGAGCATTATCGAATTCTTTTAGCCACTTTGGGGGGACTCACCATTGGCTTGATTGCCTTAGCCTTTCCCCAAACGCTGTTTTTTAGCGAAGAGCAAATTCATACGGTGATCGAAACGGGGGCAACCCTGGGCATTAGCTTTTTGCTGATGATTGCAGTGGCTAAAATGTTTGCCATTAGCGTGACGCTTCACTCTGGCTTTTTAGGTGGATTTATTTTTCCCCTCTTTTTTATTGGCGCCAATGTGGGTCTCGCCATTTCCCTGATGGTGCCTCAGGTCCATCCCACGCTAGGCATGGTCTGCTTAATGGCTGCCGTTAATGTGGCAGTGACTAAGACTCCTGTAAGCACCAGCATTATTCTGAGTGGGGCGTAG
- a CDS encoding HAD family hydrolase has protein sequence MDAVIFDLDQTLLDRDRSLRDFIHWQCHGMLRPYLSNKADFIARFMELDANGTLWKDKVYAALIEEFSLTEWSVQELLNVYESCFCAFAIPRSGVIEAITHLSPHYKLGLISNGKSPFQERNFTALGIAPLFKSVIVSQAVGLRKPDPKIFLLGCQELGVSPQQAIYVGDNPIADINGAINAGLHTIFVTTSLYAECNNAHAACSDLKSLPSIVESLAVWNGYPP, from the coding sequence ATGGATGCTGTAATCTTTGATCTTGATCAGACGCTGCTAGATCGTGACCGGTCTTTACGAGACTTTATCCATTGGCAATGTCACGGCATGCTAAGACCATATCTATCGAATAAAGCAGATTTCATCGCCCGCTTTATGGAGCTGGATGCGAATGGCACCCTTTGGAAAGATAAAGTCTATGCAGCACTAATCGAGGAATTCTCGTTGACAGAGTGGTCTGTTCAAGAGTTACTGAACGTCTATGAAAGCTGTTTTTGTGCGTTTGCTATACCTAGATCGGGGGTTATTGAGGCGATCACCCACCTCTCTCCACACTACAAACTGGGTTTAATCTCTAATGGCAAGTCCCCTTTTCAGGAACGCAATTTCACCGCGTTGGGAATCGCTCCATTATTTAAGAGTGTGATCGTGTCTCAGGCTGTTGGCCTTCGTAAACCAGACCCTAAGATTTTTCTACTTGGGTGTCAGGAACTCGGGGTATCGCCGCAACAAGCGATTTATGTTGGAGACAATCCAATTGCAGATATCAATGGGGCAATCAATGCGGGATTGCATACCATTTTTGTGACAACTTCCTTATACGCTGAGTGTAACAATGCTCATGCGGCTTGTTCGGATCTCAAAAGCCTGCCATCTATTGTGGAATCACTTGCCGTTTGGAACGGGTATCCACCTTAG
- a CDS encoding HEAT repeat domain-containing protein has product MIVSELVSVLSELETGDFQSRWETAKQIPDFGEPAIEFLVDLLHNKSDDPELQWFVARVLGEFNHADAVIALAQLMQNAEEDDVAEIAAQMLAQIGPQSVDALAALLESSPSRLRVVSALAQMQDPIIVPILLKVVADTDVSVRVMAVETLSRFHDVRVISALLQGLSDLNGKVRQVAIAGISYRAPLFQMHDHDPVALIVPCLNDFDVQVCQTAALALGRLGTKEAVEALSITAGAETVPLPLKLTIVQALGQIGNDQSVQMLQKLWPHPRSSLQVVDDEDQTLAAVIVKALALNRQVDRSTEALIYCLHHQPVSDPALQKTLASALGQSGQPQAIPELIQLLGIPDMGVRLHAIAALKQISPELAYTQLQALADNDTVDQNVRDGVAIALQEW; this is encoded by the coding sequence ATGATCGTGAGTGAACTTGTATCCGTCTTATCTGAGCTAGAGACAGGAGATTTTCAATCTCGCTGGGAAACTGCTAAGCAGATTCCTGATTTTGGTGAACCCGCCATTGAATTTTTGGTGGATTTACTCCACAACAAGTCTGATGATCCAGAACTGCAATGGTTTGTGGCTCGGGTGTTGGGTGAGTTCAATCATGCAGATGCGGTCATCGCCTTGGCTCAGCTGATGCAAAATGCCGAAGAAGATGATGTTGCTGAAATTGCAGCCCAAATGTTGGCCCAAATTGGGCCCCAGTCTGTGGATGCATTAGCTGCATTGCTTGAATCATCCCCATCACGTCTTCGGGTGGTCTCGGCGTTAGCTCAAATGCAAGATCCGATCATTGTGCCTATCTTGCTCAAGGTCGTAGCGGATACAGATGTATCTGTTCGTGTGATGGCGGTGGAAACCCTGAGCCGATTCCATGATGTCAGGGTCATCTCGGCGTTACTGCAAGGATTGTCTGATCTGAATGGCAAGGTTCGCCAGGTTGCCATCGCTGGGATCAGCTATCGTGCCCCTCTCTTCCAAATGCATGATCATGACCCGGTGGCCTTGATTGTGCCGTGCCTGAATGATTTTGATGTGCAAGTTTGTCAGACGGCAGCGTTGGCCCTAGGACGTCTAGGAACGAAGGAAGCGGTTGAGGCCTTAAGCATAACTGCTGGGGCTGAGACGGTCCCTCTCCCCTTGAAGCTAACGATTGTCCAAGCCCTAGGACAGATTGGTAATGATCAGTCTGTGCAGATGTTACAAAAACTATGGCCTCATCCCAGGTCTTCGCTGCAGGTGGTAGATGATGAGGATCAGACCCTTGCAGCAGTGATTGTTAAAGCATTAGCCCTGAATCGGCAAGTGGATCGATCGACAGAGGCATTGATTTATTGCCTGCACCACCAGCCGGTGTCTGATCCAGCTCTGCAGAAAACCCTTGCGAGTGCCTTGGGACAGTCCGGTCAGCCACAAGCGATACCGGAGCTGATTCAGCTTTTAGGAATACCGGATATGGGGGTGAGACTGCATGCGATCGCAGCCCTGAAGCAAATCTCTCCAGAGCTTGCCTACACTCAGCTTCAGGCTTTAGCGGACAACGATACTGTGGATCAAAATGTGCGAGACGGAGTTGCGATCGCACTACAAGAATGGTGA
- a CDS encoding ferredoxin--nitrite reductase produces the protein MNKFERFKAEKDGLAVLPELSHFAQIGWEAMDETDLTQRLKWLGLFFRPVTPGKFMLRMRMPNGILSGGQMRVLAEVIQRYGEDGYADITTRQNIQLRGIRIEDIPDIFNRFQQAGLTSVQSGMDNVRNITGSPVAGLDADELIDTRGLVRKVQDMITNNSQGNPAFTNLPRKFNIAIAGGRDNSVHAEINDIAFVPAYKDGKLGFNVLVGGFFSAKRCAPAISMNVWVDHTQVVDISEAILIVYRDNGSRANRHQSRMMWLIDDWGVERFRAAVEAQMGVTLQTAADKDEFDWDKRDHLGVHAQKQPGLNFVGIHVPVGRFYANDMLELARMAEVYGSGEIRLTVEQNVIIPNIPDSRLESFLAEPLLEVFSINPDPLARALVSCTGNQFCKFALIETKNRAVALIDELEDELEVPKPVRFHWTGCPNSCGQPQVADIGLMGTKTRKDGKTVEAVDLFMGGKVGKDAVLGEKVQKAIPCDDLKDVLKDILIQQFDAQPRSTPRSPKGTTRLARQRTVQDTVSPNGFAPPAPVTPAAPPAPTPAAAAQPAVVTFAASGKEVNCDDSQSLLEIAEAAGVEIESSCQSGSCGTCMVKLIEGEFRYEADPDGLEDADAASGHILTCIAYPVGKVVLDA, from the coding sequence ATGAATAAGTTTGAGCGCTTTAAAGCGGAAAAAGATGGTTTGGCCGTTTTACCAGAGCTTTCCCACTTTGCTCAGATTGGTTGGGAAGCCATGGACGAAACTGACCTGACGCAACGTCTCAAATGGTTAGGGTTATTCTTCAGACCCGTTACACCTGGCAAATTTATGCTGCGGATGCGGATGCCCAACGGCATTCTCAGTGGTGGACAGATGCGCGTCCTGGCTGAAGTGATTCAACGATACGGCGAAGATGGCTATGCCGATATCACCACTCGTCAAAATATTCAGTTGCGCGGGATTCGCATCGAAGATATTCCCGATATTTTTAATCGGTTTCAGCAAGCCGGTCTAACCAGTGTGCAATCTGGGATGGATAACGTCCGCAATATTACCGGATCCCCTGTTGCGGGTCTGGATGCTGATGAGCTGATCGATACCCGAGGTCTAGTCCGCAAAGTCCAGGACATGATTACCAACAACAGTCAGGGTAATCCAGCGTTTACGAATCTGCCTCGGAAATTCAATATTGCGATCGCAGGGGGTCGTGATAACTCCGTCCATGCTGAAATCAACGACATTGCCTTTGTCCCAGCATACAAAGATGGCAAGCTTGGCTTTAACGTTCTGGTTGGCGGTTTCTTCTCTGCTAAGCGCTGCGCTCCTGCCATTTCCATGAACGTTTGGGTAGACCATACCCAAGTCGTGGATATCAGCGAAGCCATTCTCATTGTCTATCGGGACAACGGTTCCCGGGCCAATCGCCACCAATCTCGGATGATGTGGCTGATCGACGACTGGGGAGTCGAACGCTTCCGGGCCGCCGTCGAAGCTCAGATGGGGGTTACGCTCCAAACCGCTGCCGACAAGGATGAATTTGACTGGGACAAACGAGACCATCTCGGTGTCCATGCTCAAAAGCAGCCTGGCTTGAACTTTGTAGGCATTCACGTTCCCGTTGGTCGGTTTTATGCCAACGATATGTTGGAATTAGCCCGCATGGCCGAGGTTTACGGTAGTGGCGAAATTCGTCTGACTGTCGAACAAAACGTCATTATTCCGAATATTCCTGACTCCCGCTTAGAATCTTTCTTGGCAGAGCCTTTACTAGAAGTGTTCTCCATCAATCCTGACCCATTGGCCCGTGCCTTAGTCTCCTGTACTGGCAATCAGTTCTGTAAGTTTGCACTGATTGAAACTAAAAATCGAGCCGTGGCGTTGATCGATGAACTAGAAGACGAATTAGAGGTACCGAAACCAGTTCGCTTTCACTGGACCGGATGTCCCAATTCCTGCGGTCAGCCCCAAGTCGCTGATATCGGCCTGATGGGCACTAAAACTCGCAAGGATGGCAAAACCGTCGAAGCGGTGGACTTATTTATGGGCGGCAAAGTCGGTAAAGATGCTGTCCTCGGTGAAAAAGTCCAAAAAGCCATCCCTTGTGATGACCTCAAAGACGTCTTAAAAGATATTCTCATTCAGCAGTTTGACGCTCAACCCCGATCCACTCCGCGTTCACCCAAAGGAACCACCAGACTCGCCCGTCAACGCACTGTGCAAGACACTGTGAGTCCAAACGGTTTTGCGCCTCCTGCGCCAGTTACTCCGGCAGCCCCGCCTGCCCCCACCCCGGCAGCCGCGGCCCAGCCGGCTGTGGTGACCTTTGCAGCGTCTGGCAAGGAAGTCAATTGCGATGACAGCCAATCCTTATTGGAAATTGCGGAGGCTGCAGGCGTTGAGATTGAAAGCAGTTGCCAATCTGGAAGCTGTGGCACCTGCATGGTCAAGCTGATTGAAGGTGAATTTCGATACGAAGCCGATCCAGACGGCCTAGAAGATGCAGATGCAGCATCAGGGCATATCTTGACCTGCATTGCCTATCCAGTCGGAAAAGTGGTGCTGGATGCCTAG
- a CDS encoding MFS transporter: MLTEMWSFKGRYKILHMTWFAFFLTFVVWFNFPPFATTIAQDLGLSKPQMGTIGLCNVALTVPARIIIGMVLDRYGPRLTYSLLLMYAAIPCLIFATAQGFTQLVIARLLMGIVGAGFVIGIRMTAEWFPPKEVGTAEGIYGGWGNFGSAFSAFTMVLFATALSFIPGAFNFGEAQTFTVLGLSFSSAVLNWRAAIAGSGIIAAIYGFIYYANVRNTPPGKVYQRPNSARGLEVTSVRDFYFLMLMNIPLTAILMVLAWRLNKVNFLTPSAMYITWVALLGLYAFQSYNCWSANKELLSGRKRYAPEDRYKFKQVAILELTYIVNFGSELAVVTMLPAFFEGTFGLDKAMAGIIASSYAFMNLVSRPGGGIISDKMGSRKWTMVILTAGMGIGYLLMSQVTSNWWLPGAVLLTMACSFFVQASEGSTFAIVPLVKRRVTGQIAGNVGAYGNVGAVAYLTTRLLFVDGAGAEPNMAAVNASFFQVLGTTGLIVAFLCIFFLEEPQGSFAEHHEGETEASSTNSPIGAKYPTTL, from the coding sequence ATGTTAACGGAAATGTGGTCCTTTAAGGGCCGCTACAAAATTCTACACATGACTTGGTTTGCGTTTTTCTTGACCTTTGTGGTCTGGTTTAACTTTCCACCCTTTGCTACCACAATCGCTCAAGATTTAGGGCTTTCCAAGCCGCAAATGGGAACCATTGGTCTTTGTAACGTCGCCCTCACGGTCCCTGCCCGGATCATTATTGGCATGGTCTTGGACCGTTATGGCCCCCGCTTGACCTATTCCTTACTGTTAATGTATGCAGCGATTCCTTGCTTAATTTTTGCCACGGCTCAAGGCTTTACCCAGCTCGTGATTGCTCGTTTGCTGATGGGGATTGTCGGTGCAGGATTCGTAATTGGTATCCGCATGACCGCTGAGTGGTTTCCTCCCAAAGAAGTCGGAACAGCCGAAGGCATCTATGGTGGATGGGGCAACTTTGGTTCTGCCTTCTCTGCCTTCACCATGGTTTTGTTTGCCACTGCATTAAGTTTCATTCCTGGTGCTTTCAACTTTGGTGAAGCTCAAACCTTTACCGTTTTGGGTCTATCATTTTCCAGTGCTGTTTTGAACTGGAGAGCGGCCATTGCGGGTTCAGGTATTATTGCTGCCATTTATGGCTTTATCTACTACGCCAATGTTCGCAATACTCCGCCAGGAAAAGTCTATCAACGGCCTAATAGCGCTCGGGGTTTAGAAGTCACATCAGTTCGAGACTTTTACTTCCTGATGTTGATGAATATTCCTTTAACTGCAATCTTGATGGTGTTGGCTTGGCGCTTAAATAAGGTCAATTTCTTGACACCGTCCGCCATGTATATCACATGGGTTGCTCTCCTGGGTCTATACGCTTTCCAGTCTTACAACTGCTGGAGTGCCAACAAAGAGCTCCTCTCTGGTCGCAAGCGCTATGCTCCTGAAGATCGTTATAAGTTCAAGCAAGTTGCCATTCTGGAACTGACTTATATTGTTAATTTCGGTTCTGAGCTCGCGGTGGTCACCATGCTCCCTGCTTTCTTCGAAGGGACCTTCGGTTTAGACAAAGCCATGGCCGGTATTATCGCTTCTAGCTATGCCTTTATGAACTTGGTCTCTCGTCCAGGTGGTGGCATTATCTCCGACAAGATGGGCAGCCGGAAATGGACAATGGTTATTCTCACTGCCGGTATGGGAATTGGCTATCTGTTGATGAGCCAAGTCACCAGTAACTGGTGGTTGCCTGGTGCCGTTCTATTGACCATGGCCTGCTCTTTCTTCGTGCAAGCCTCTGAAGGATCGACCTTTGCGATTGTGCCCTTAGTGAAGCGCAGAGTCACGGGTCAGATTGCTGGTAACGTCGGTGCTTACGGTAATGTTGGCGCTGTTGCATATTTGACCACTCGCCTTCTATTTGTAGATGGCGCTGGTGCAGAACCTAACATGGCTGCCGTTAACGCTAGCTTTTTCCAAGTCCTGGGTACAACCGGTTTGATTGTTGCTTTCCTATGTATCTTTTTCCTAGAAGAACCCCAAGGCTCTTTTGCCGAACACCATGAAGGTGAGACAGAAGCATCATCAACCAATAGTCCAATCGGTGCCAAGTATCCTACAACTCTTTAG
- a CDS encoding iron uptake porin, with protein sequence MVNCIPAQAVTETSSADVTAEELEITPSDDAPSAVELPSTDGELELAQAVEPSTLTTPPTSITDLAGTQSDPYFPADPSLHTSEASLGQVTSVSQLSDVQPDDWAFQAIQSLVERYGCVAGYPNGTFRPSRAMSRREAAALVNACLDNLSNRFATKEDLDALKALQDEFAAELATLRGRVDGLEARVATVEAQQFSTTTKLNGEAIFAFSGVAGDNATTGADISGRVSLNQRTRLNFITSFTGKDRLYTRLQTSNRPVNFSDGAIPGIIDNTGTLQTRIAFDTGNTNNNVILDRLDYKFPIGDKLNVTVFANAAFHHYYATTVNPYFEGFGGGKGALSFFGERNPIYRIGTVAIPSVAGVGTSYMFNKENDFRLDLGYLAGRANQATTTALANGENEGGLFGGTYSALAQLSIKPSEGSQIGLTYIRNEAPDGLMRFGTGTVFSNNPFGGANNITGDSFGFEGTLKVTDWLAVGGWFGYTIAREDNTNNKADIINAAINFAFPDLGIEGATGGLIFGVPPTVIDNDVAARENPDQTFHLEALYSFPVNDFITITPGVIYLIDPEGNSANSDILVGVIRTTFKF encoded by the coding sequence ATGGTGAATTGCATCCCTGCTCAGGCAGTTACGGAGACATCCAGCGCTGATGTCACTGCAGAAGAATTAGAGATCACTCCCAGTGATGATGCCCCTTCAGCAGTAGAACTACCGTCTACAGACGGCGAACTGGAACTTGCCCAGGCAGTGGAACCATCCACCTTGACAACACCCCCGACTTCGATTACAGACCTTGCAGGGACTCAAAGCGACCCCTATTTCCCTGCAGACCCCAGTTTGCATACCTCTGAGGCATCCTTAGGTCAGGTCACTTCTGTTTCCCAACTATCAGATGTTCAGCCGGATGACTGGGCCTTCCAAGCGATCCAATCCTTGGTGGAACGCTATGGTTGTGTCGCCGGTTACCCCAATGGCACCTTCCGTCCAAGCCGAGCCATGTCCCGTCGAGAAGCTGCAGCTCTCGTCAACGCTTGTTTAGATAACCTCAGCAATCGATTTGCAACTAAAGAGGACCTGGATGCTCTCAAGGCTCTGCAAGATGAGTTTGCCGCCGAACTGGCCACCCTCCGGGGTCGGGTAGACGGTTTAGAAGCAAGAGTCGCAACTGTAGAAGCTCAGCAGTTCTCAACCACCACTAAATTAAACGGGGAAGCTATTTTTGCGTTTAGCGGTGTTGCTGGCGACAATGCCACCACCGGTGCTGACATTAGTGGGCGCGTCTCCCTGAACCAAAGAACTCGTCTCAACTTCATTACCAGTTTTACCGGTAAGGATCGGTTATACACCCGACTACAAACCTCTAATCGTCCTGTCAACTTTAGTGATGGTGCCATCCCTGGAATTATTGATAATACAGGGACTTTGCAAACTCGGATTGCCTTTGACACGGGCAATACCAACAACAATGTTATCCTCGATCGCTTAGACTACAAATTTCCCATTGGTGACAAATTAAATGTCACGGTCTTTGCGAATGCAGCCTTCCATCACTACTATGCCACCACTGTTAACCCTTACTTTGAAGGATTCGGTGGCGGTAAAGGCGCGCTTTCCTTCTTTGGTGAGCGTAACCCTATCTATCGGATTGGTACGGTTGCTATTCCCAGTGTTGCGGGCGTCGGCACCTCCTATATGTTCAATAAGGAAAATGATTTCCGGCTGGACTTAGGCTACTTAGCGGGTCGTGCTAACCAAGCAACAACCACAGCTTTGGCCAATGGCGAAAATGAAGGTGGGTTATTTGGGGGAACCTATAGCGCGTTAGCCCAACTCAGCATCAAACCGTCAGAAGGGTCTCAAATCGGCTTAACCTATATCCGTAATGAAGCCCCAGATGGCTTAATGAGATTTGGCACTGGAACGGTCTTTTCTAATAATCCCTTTGGCGGTGCCAACAATATTACCGGTGATTCCTTCGGCTTTGAAGGAACGCTCAAAGTAACAGATTGGCTAGCGGTAGGCGGTTGGTTTGGCTACACGATTGCTCGTGAAGACAATACCAATAACAAAGCAGATATCATCAATGCTGCCATTAACTTTGCCTTTCCAGACCTAGGTATTGAAGGCGCCACGGGTGGCCTGATCTTCGGTGTCCCACCCACAGTGATTGATAACGATGTCGCTGCTCGGGAAAACCCAGATCAAACGTTTCATTTAGAAGCACTGTATTCTTTCCCAGTTAACGATTTCATCACCATTACACCGGGTGTTATTTACCTCATTGATCCGGAAGGTAACTCTGCCAACAGTGACATCTTAGTGGGAGTCATTCGAACTACATTCAAGTTCTAA